The following are from one region of the Paenibacillus sp. KS-LC4 genome:
- a CDS encoding sugar phosphate isomerase/epimerase: MKVGLSTYSLQQALDKKEMTVLDAIRFIAGQGGEHVEIVPIGYSLIDNPMLVDQIVQTAKEVGIDISNYAIGANFVANDGPKALENEIQAVKKHVDVARALGVTNMRHDVAFRPAHEGTVAQFEADLPIFTEACRTIADYAAGFGITTSVENHGYYVQSSERIQRLLHETARDNFKTTLDIGNFLCVDEDPVSAVKNNIPYASMVHAKDFYHRPSYRNPGAGWFQTAHGNYLRGAIVGHGDIDMYGVFRVLKQSGYDGYISVEFEGMEDCRIASKIAMDNVRRFWQEA, from the coding sequence ATGAAGGTAGGACTTAGCACATATAGTCTTCAGCAAGCTTTGGATAAAAAAGAAATGACCGTGTTGGATGCCATTCGTTTTATCGCGGGGCAAGGCGGGGAGCATGTGGAAATTGTTCCTATTGGCTATAGCCTAATCGACAACCCGATGTTGGTTGATCAAATTGTGCAGACAGCCAAGGAAGTGGGCATCGACATTTCTAATTATGCTATCGGAGCAAATTTTGTTGCAAATGACGGACCCAAAGCGCTGGAGAACGAAATTCAAGCCGTCAAGAAGCATGTCGATGTAGCTAGAGCGCTTGGTGTCACCAACATGCGCCATGACGTCGCTTTCCGCCCCGCGCATGAGGGAACGGTCGCTCAGTTTGAGGCGGATCTGCCGATTTTTACAGAGGCATGTCGTACCATTGCAGATTATGCAGCCGGCTTCGGCATTACAACAAGCGTAGAGAATCATGGGTATTATGTACAATCCAGTGAGCGAATCCAACGATTATTGCATGAAACAGCGCGAGATAACTTCAAAACGACACTGGACATCGGCAATTTCCTCTGTGTAGATGAAGATCCTGTAAGCGCTGTTAAAAATAACATTCCTTATGCCTCGATGGTTCATGCCAAGGATTTTTACCATAGACCCTCCTATCGCAACCCGGGAGCAGGCTGGTTTCAGACGGCGCATGGCAATTATTTGCGGGGGGCCATAGTGGGGCATGGAGACATCGACATGTACGGGGTGTTCCGTGTGCTGAAGCAGTCTGGCTATGACGGTTATATTTCCGTTGAGTTTGAAGGCATGGAGGATTGCAGAATCGCTTCAAAAATCGCAATGGACAACGTACGCCGTTTCTGGCAAGAAGCGTAA
- a CDS encoding stalk domain-containing protein, with amino-acid sequence MNFKKMTLLFMVFIMLAGGIEAWTGTASAYASFEYRQNDYLVNLLEDGDGQNRVFKFETPNKITASNTKLRLFINAREIETEEYTVDYNNYAITINKAPDPGAELAIKYLIIPTFEWGEGISGGSYIGNALSYGDGSTRVFKLTTKYNLNSSKKVVLEIDGYKVPNSEFAFNHEDYTITILAKRRAPSADNKIYFYFPETSIVGTQTSPGATVEEPIPSGATEQPVAGGTTVSPPSGETGESPVSGGTGPTGTEAEPEFKLLGGESYPGSITINKNYTLTVKITIQAKQPAYSSYLMVKNASGEVVKRISVKAGSTKTYSLRKIGLASGGYYVYLKTINQSGGVAASIPIFVPINNEAKQIKVFISGYMQAYAQAPVNLKGNVLVPFRSIFESLGAKVEWNNATQTVTATKDGKTIVLTIGSKIAYVNGVAITLSAAPQLVNGITMVPVRFVSEALGGLVEWNIAANSVVVFQSEPIIATTVESEKEAESEATSSSPILTKISKGITAPTDIVFVFDVTGSMGGVIDYMKETVRNFVDSVPSGSNFAIVAYRDINYVDQNKNLEFYSFTSNKNALKTNLGQLKAAGGGDEPESGLDAIHMAVSKLSGRKNAKRIIFITDASVHDKSVTPAKSGFTLSQVTAELKANKVALDAIAPKSGPAYKQIIQLVNSNKGKLFDINDANTLLLNK; translated from the coding sequence ATGAATTTTAAAAAAATGACTTTGTTGTTCATGGTTTTTATTATGCTTGCCGGGGGGATAGAGGCCTGGACAGGAACGGCGAGTGCCTATGCCTCGTTCGAGTATCGGCAAAACGATTACCTCGTTAATCTTCTGGAAGATGGAGACGGACAAAACCGTGTATTTAAATTCGAGACTCCCAATAAAATTACGGCCAGTAATACCAAGCTGCGTCTGTTTATCAATGCCAGAGAAATTGAAACTGAGGAATATACGGTTGATTATAATAACTATGCGATTACCATTAATAAAGCACCTGATCCGGGAGCGGAGCTTGCAATAAAATACTTAATAATTCCAACCTTTGAATGGGGAGAAGGGATTTCGGGCGGGTCATATATAGGAAATGCTCTTTCCTATGGGGATGGTTCAACAAGGGTTTTTAAACTAACTACAAAATATAATTTAAATTCGAGTAAAAAAGTTGTTCTCGAAATCGACGGATACAAGGTTCCCAACTCGGAGTTCGCTTTTAACCATGAGGATTATACTATTACCATATTAGCAAAACGCCGGGCGCCTAGTGCCGATAATAAAATATACTTTTATTTCCCTGAAACTTCTATTGTGGGTACCCAAACGTCCCCTGGTGCGACAGTAGAGGAGCCAATACCGAGCGGGGCAACAGAGCAGCCGGTTGCTGGAGGGACTACGGTGAGTCCTCCTTCTGGGGAAACAGGAGAGAGTCCTGTCTCAGGTGGTACTGGACCTACAGGTACAGAGGCTGAACCCGAATTTAAGCTGCTTGGAGGCGAAAGCTACCCGGGCTCTATTACGATAAACAAAAATTATACGCTTACAGTTAAAATAACCATTCAGGCTAAACAGCCTGCCTACTCTTCTTATTTAATGGTCAAAAATGCGAGTGGTGAGGTTGTTAAGCGAATCAGTGTGAAAGCAGGCAGTACTAAAACGTATTCACTGAGGAAAATAGGACTGGCCTCAGGCGGATATTATGTTTATTTGAAAACCATTAATCAATCAGGCGGAGTGGCAGCTTCAATCCCTATATTCGTTCCAATTAACAATGAAGCTAAACAGATTAAAGTGTTTATTTCAGGATATATGCAGGCGTATGCCCAAGCTCCGGTAAATTTAAAGGGGAATGTACTCGTTCCATTCCGATCTATTTTTGAATCGCTGGGAGCAAAAGTGGAATGGAATAACGCTACTCAAACGGTTACCGCAACGAAAGACGGAAAGACCATCGTATTAACAATAGGTTCTAAAATCGCCTATGTGAACGGTGTTGCTATTACGCTGAGCGCAGCACCGCAATTAGTCAATGGAATTACAATGGTTCCCGTTCGATTCGTGAGCGAGGCACTTGGCGGATTGGTAGAGTGGAACATTGCAGCTAATTCAGTTGTTGTTTTTCAGAGTGAGCCGATCATCGCTACAACTGTGGAAAGTGAGAAGGAAGCGGAGTCTGAAGCGACTAGTTCATCGCCTATTTTAACCAAAATATCGAAAGGTATTACCGCTCCTACGGATATTGTGTTTGTTTTTGACGTGACGGGCAGTATGGGGGGCGTCATTGATTATATGAAAGAAACGGTAAGGAACTTTGTAGATTCAGTCCCATCCGGCTCCAATTTTGCGATTGTTGCTTATAGGGATATTAATTATGTTGATCAAAACAAAAATCTGGAGTTTTATTCTTTTACCAGCAATAAAAATGCCTTAAAAACTAATTTAGGTCAGCTTAAGGCGGCTGGTGGAGGGGACGAGCCGGAGTCGGGACTTGATGCTATCCATATGGCAGTGAGCAAGTTATCAGGCAGAAAGAATGCCAAAAGAATCATTTTTATAACAGATGCCTCCGTTCATGATAAAAGTGTTACTCCTGCAAAGTCAGGCTTCACGCTTAGTCAGGTAACGGCCGAGCTGAAGGCGAATAAGGTTGCCCTTGATGCAATTGCTCCAAAGAGCGGGCCAGCGTATAAGCAAATTATTCAGCTTGTGAATAGCAATAAAGGCAAGTTGTTCGATATCAATGATGCTAATACTTTGTTGCTGAACAAATAG
- a CDS encoding Rpn family recombination-promoting nuclease/putative transposase produces the protein MPMPMPMDLLDPRVDFVFKRIFGSENNKDVLLAFLNSIFIEAGEPPLTEIILMNPYTDKDDPLDKQSIFDVYAKTAEGKLIDIEMQLFNKYDIEKRTLFYWSKRYASQLSEGDKYPELKKCVTINILNYSFLKNDQYHNVFHLREDKTGIPLIDDIEVHFLELPKLDERIVPSEGGLINWLLFLKGANTSQWEVLRMNEPSLEKAMDTLQYLSQDSDARRLYDARQKYLHDEASMMDSAMKAGMKAGMEEGMKAGMEEGMKAGIKAGMEEGVKTGIREVAENMLSLNIDLATIAKATGLTEKEIADLKK, from the coding sequence ATGCCGATGCCGATGCCGATGGATTTGCTGGACCCGCGTGTAGATTTTGTATTCAAACGAATATTTGGAAGTGAAAACAATAAAGATGTGTTGTTAGCGTTTTTGAACAGTATTTTTATTGAAGCTGGAGAACCTCCGCTGACTGAGATTATTCTTATGAATCCTTATACGGATAAAGACGATCCACTTGATAAACAGTCCATTTTTGATGTTTATGCCAAGACTGCGGAAGGCAAGCTGATAGATATTGAGATGCAGCTTTTCAATAAGTATGATATAGAGAAACGAACGCTTTTTTACTGGAGCAAACGGTATGCGAGCCAACTTAGTGAGGGTGACAAATATCCGGAGCTTAAGAAATGCGTGACAATCAACATTTTAAACTATTCGTTTTTGAAGAACGATCAATATCATAATGTGTTTCATTTACGTGAAGATAAGACAGGAATACCTTTAATTGATGATATCGAGGTTCATTTCTTGGAGCTGCCTAAGCTGGATGAACGCATCGTTCCATCAGAGGGGGGGTTGATCAACTGGCTGCTGTTTTTAAAAGGGGCTAATACATCACAATGGGAGGTACTGAGAATGAATGAGCCGAGCTTAGAGAAAGCGATGGATACACTGCAATATTTGAGCCAGGATTCGGACGCTAGACGATTGTACGATGCTAGGCAGAAGTATCTGCATGATGAAGCGTCCATGATGGATAGCGCGATGAAAGCGGGAATGAAGGCAGGCATGGAGGAAGGCATGAAGGCAGGCATGGAGGAGGGCATGAAGGCAGGAATAAAGGCAGGCATGGAGGAAGGCGTGAAGACGGGTATAAGAGAAGTGGCGGAGAATATGTTAAGCCTAAATATAGACCTAGCAACGATAGCCAAAGCCACCGGGCTAACGGAGAAGGAAATTGCCGATCTGAAAAAATAA
- a CDS encoding AAA family ATPase, which yields MERGLIVFLNGTSSAGKTSISTELVNQKAISFYHLSIDEFFSHYNDFVNNKFPDEPTREIDHQVVSQIVDHSIFSVYVSTIKLLSEMGFNVIVDTVIENDRSFNDFYNGLVDHPILFVGVRCSKEELTRREQSRGDRLIGLAHSQFDNVYSYNEYDLEVNTEELSPAQCADKILNFIKSDQDYSVFKNLSKREIIVS from the coding sequence GTGGAGCGAGGACTCATTGTGTTTTTGAACGGAACGTCAAGTGCTGGAAAGACCTCCATATCGACTGAGCTGGTCAATCAGAAGGCGATTTCTTTTTACCATCTATCAATTGATGAATTTTTTAGTCATTACAATGATTTTGTGAATAATAAATTTCCGGATGAACCTACGAGAGAAATTGATCATCAAGTCGTCTCGCAAATAGTTGATCATTCCATATTTTCAGTGTACGTATCCACAATTAAATTGTTATCAGAAATGGGTTTTAATGTAATAGTAGACACCGTAATCGAAAATGACAGGTCGTTTAATGATTTTTATAATGGACTTGTTGATCATCCTATATTATTTGTAGGGGTACGCTGCTCGAAAGAAGAGCTCACAAGAAGAGAACAGAGCAGGGGAGATCGCTTGATTGGACTCGCACATTCCCAGTTCGACAATGTATATTCCTATAATGAATATGATCTTGAAGTCAATACCGAAGAGCTGAGTCCAGCACAATGTGCCGATAAAATATTAAATTTTATTAAGTCCGATCAGGATTATTCTGTGTTTAAAAACTTAAGTAAAAGAGAGATTATTGTTTCATAA
- a CDS encoding VOC family protein: MFKKLECVCIHTKDIEKSLSFYISMGLTESWKIERSLDNGSTWTLIGLKFPLKDSSELVLSNHPENNFTEIEIYVEDVRQAYDELNKNEEIQWIRTPFATESGHIAVMEAPDGNVFVLVGK, from the coding sequence GTGTTTAAGAAATTAGAATGCGTGTGTATTCATACAAAAGATATTGAAAAATCACTCTCGTTTTACATTTCAATGGGCTTAACAGAAAGCTGGAAGATAGAACGTAGCTTAGATAACGGTTCGACCTGGACATTGATAGGTTTAAAATTCCCTTTAAAAGATAGTTCTGAACTTGTATTGAGTAATCACCCTGAAAATAACTTTACCGAAATTGAAATCTATGTTGAAGATGTTCGACAAGCATATGATGAGTTAAATAAAAACGAAGAAATCCAATGGATTAGGACTCCTTTTGCAACCGAATCTGGGCATATTGCCGTAATGGAAGCTCCTGATGGGAATGTATTTGTATTAGTTGGTAAGTAA
- a CDS encoding AraC family transcriptional regulator: protein MDWEAHIERWSRAAVRLLGIRKYNVENDTPPTRYVAHSSFFVVTTRGEARVGLSGAIYQARAPHILHGGKEAELGIMPQGNDFECYLIVYKADSESPEERESFHAPYAVTPFALLPLQEKCKAMNDLWQQTAPMEKLQAQSLFLPFVYEVMRQIRTLKMENSRPNLVTEAIHYIQEHYRDSITAEKLAGIYSCSASYLSRLFKNQIGTGPIEYLIHVRIHKSKQLLLKSEARIQEIASSVGYADVYYFSRLFKKHTGHSPLQFRESNRQVVQNNPLRLLKSSIVSPQLVSHNENESCYQCNVEGEASMFRFSRPAFGAMLLLCTAMLLNACQTSSNTGAEASQPASAGVATESAAAKTRIYEHLKGKTEIPVNPQRVVSLFHLGELMAIGVKPVGATTYILSNPLLSDTSGIEDVGVPPDPEKILSLDPDLIVTTAPFAEAVEGGYEALSQIAPTIVVEQHNDPIQDVEMFGDILGKQEEAKQWNEAFAAKIADYKEKVSPLIGADETFSILNVRPDAIFIYGDTNMGGNILYKYLGLKPTEKVKTDVINGETWEISTEVIPDFIGDRLFLAVNEGAEEQLKKVEKLIKNTPAGKAGKIYNIDFDTFLLSDPISVDHQLDIIVDLLVKGEK, encoded by the coding sequence ATGGATTGGGAAGCCCATATCGAACGGTGGAGCCGGGCCGCCGTTAGACTGCTGGGTATTAGAAAGTATAATGTTGAAAATGACACGCCTCCCACTCGCTATGTGGCGCATTCGAGCTTTTTCGTAGTTACCACTCGTGGAGAGGCGAGAGTGGGGTTGTCGGGAGCGATCTATCAGGCTCGGGCACCGCACATTCTGCATGGGGGAAAGGAAGCAGAGCTGGGGATTATGCCGCAAGGAAACGACTTTGAATGCTATTTGATTGTGTACAAAGCCGACAGTGAATCGCCGGAGGAGCGGGAGAGCTTCCATGCGCCTTATGCTGTCACTCCTTTTGCGTTGCTGCCATTGCAGGAGAAGTGTAAAGCGATGAATGACCTGTGGCAGCAAACCGCCCCAATGGAAAAGCTTCAGGCGCAATCTCTCTTTCTGCCGTTTGTATACGAGGTTATGCGACAAATCCGCACGTTAAAAATGGAAAACAGCAGACCGAACCTGGTAACCGAAGCGATTCATTATATTCAGGAGCATTACAGGGATTCGATTACAGCCGAGAAATTAGCCGGGATCTACAGCTGCAGTGCGAGCTACTTATCTCGCTTATTCAAAAACCAGATAGGAACAGGTCCAATTGAATACCTGATTCATGTGCGAATTCACAAATCGAAGCAGCTACTGCTGAAGTCGGAGGCGCGTATTCAGGAAATAGCTAGCAGCGTTGGCTATGCCGATGTCTATTATTTTAGCCGCTTGTTTAAAAAGCATACCGGCCATTCACCTCTTCAATTTAGAGAGAGCAATCGGCAGGTGGTTCAGAATAATCCATTACGTCTATTAAAATCGTCTATTGTTTCCCCGCAGCTAGTTTCCCATAATGAGAATGAGAGTTGTTATCAATGCAATGTGGAAGGGGAAGCATCAATGTTTAGATTTTCAAGACCGGCGTTCGGCGCCATGCTGCTATTATGCACAGCTATGCTGCTTAATGCATGTCAGACAAGCAGCAATACAGGGGCAGAGGCCTCCCAGCCTGCTTCAGCAGGAGTCGCTACAGAAAGCGCAGCTGCAAAAACGCGTATTTACGAGCATCTGAAAGGCAAAACGGAAATTCCCGTGAACCCTCAGCGGGTAGTCAGTCTCTTTCATTTGGGTGAGCTAATGGCAATTGGCGTAAAGCCAGTAGGCGCAACCACCTACATTCTGAGTAACCCGCTGTTAAGCGATACTTCCGGAATTGAAGATGTTGGTGTTCCTCCTGATCCTGAGAAAATTCTTTCGCTTGATCCGGATCTGATTGTTACAACGGCACCATTCGCAGAGGCTGTAGAGGGCGGGTATGAAGCACTGAGCCAGATCGCCCCAACGATTGTTGTAGAGCAGCACAACGATCCGATACAGGATGTTGAAATGTTTGGTGATATTCTTGGCAAGCAAGAGGAAGCCAAGCAATGGAATGAGGCATTTGCGGCAAAAATAGCCGATTATAAGGAGAAGGTTAGCCCGTTAATTGGGGCAGATGAAACCTTTTCGATTTTAAATGTACGTCCTGATGCTATTTTTATTTACGGTGATACCAACATGGGCGGCAACATTCTTTACAAGTATCTGGGTTTGAAGCCAACCGAAAAAGTAAAGACGGACGTCATCAATGGCGAAACGTGGGAAATATCTACCGAGGTCATTCCTGATTTCATAGGCGATCGGTTATTTCTAGCTGTAAATGAAGGGGCAGAGGAACAATTGAAGAAAGTGGAGAAGCTCATTAAAAACACTCCAGCAGGGAAAGCAGGAAAGATCTACAATATTGATTTCGATACATTTCTTCTCAGTGATCCGATCTCAGTAGACCATCAGTTGGATATCATCGTTGATTTGCTGGTTAAAGGTGAAAAATAA
- a CDS encoding helix-turn-helix transcriptional regulator has translation MQRAERRWSQKHLADLVGVSRQTIISLEANRYNPSLVLAFRIAEVFEVGIEDVFQYLPQQPKGGE, from the coding sequence ATGCAGCGTGCCGAAAGAAGGTGGTCGCAAAAGCATTTAGCCGATCTAGTCGGTGTCAGTAGACAGACCATCATCTCACTTGAAGCAAATCGCTACAATCCTTCCTTAGTTTTAGCATTTCGCATTGCAGAGGTTTTCGAGGTGGGAATTGAGGACGTATTCCAATATCTCCCTCAACAACCGAAAGGGGGTGAGTGA
- a CDS encoding glycoside hydrolase family 6 protein, translating to MLVGGIFYGMAPGTIKAAEAHQNNPFVGATGYLNPDYSSLVDSSIGLTSDASLKAKMETVKSYPTAVWIDRIDAINGGANNAGRKSIEEHLDAALAQKIAGTPITASFVIYNLPGRDCHALASNGELPLTLAALQTYKTDYIDVIASIFAKPKYQDIRIIAIIEPDSLPNLVTNLNTPACAQASSTGIYEAGVKYALDKLHAIPNVYNYLDIGHSGWLGWDNNRTATISLYTSVVQGTAAGLNSVDGFITNTANSTPLNEPNLSNPDLNIGGQPIRSSKYYEWNPYFDETDFTAALYSGFVQAGWPASVGFLIDTSRNGWGGVNRPTTAIGSDINTYVNSGRVDRRNHRGNWCNNSGAGIGEAPKAAPGPAHLDAYVWVKPPGESDGSSSEIPNNEGKGFDRMCDPTYITSDGVLTGALPNAPVSGHWFHDQFVMLVQNAFPVLPATNVGEPTAPLAPAALTATAGNAQVSLSWTASAGATSYNVKRALNAAGPFTTVAANVSGTSYVNTGLTNGTAYYYVVSAVNAVGESANSAVKSAVPVAGATAPAAPTALTATAGDAQISLSWTASAGATSYNVKRALSAAGPFTTVAANVSGTSYTNTGLTNGTTYHYVVSAVNAAGESANSAVASATPLSVVVPTGDLVLQYRAGDSNATDNQIKPYFNIKNNGSTAVNLSDLKIRYYFSKEGTAAMDSAIDWAQIGGTNIQRTFTDTYVELSFTSGAGAIQAGGQSGDIQLRMYKTDWTNFDETNDYSYDSTKTSYQDWNKVTLYKGGSLVWGIEP from the coding sequence ATGCTTGTCGGGGGGATTTTCTATGGCATGGCCCCGGGGACGATTAAGGCTGCGGAAGCGCATCAGAATAATCCGTTTGTCGGAGCTACGGGGTACCTAAACCCGGATTATTCCAGCCTTGTCGATTCATCCATCGGGCTTACCAGTGATGCGTCGCTAAAGGCAAAGATGGAAACGGTTAAATCTTATCCAACGGCAGTCTGGATTGACCGAATTGACGCCATTAATGGCGGAGCGAACAATGCCGGACGCAAAAGCATCGAGGAGCATCTGGATGCTGCTCTGGCTCAAAAGATAGCAGGCACTCCGATTACCGCTTCATTCGTCATTTACAATCTGCCGGGCCGGGACTGCCATGCGCTTGCATCCAATGGTGAATTACCACTGACGCTGGCCGCATTGCAGACGTACAAAACGGACTATATTGATGTTATCGCAAGTATTTTTGCTAAACCCAAGTATCAGGACATTCGCATCATTGCCATTATTGAACCAGACAGCTTGCCTAACCTGGTCACCAATCTCAATACACCAGCCTGTGCTCAAGCCAGTTCGACAGGCATCTACGAAGCTGGCGTAAAATATGCGTTGGACAAGCTGCATGCCATTCCGAATGTGTACAACTATCTGGATATCGGTCACTCCGGCTGGCTCGGATGGGACAACAACCGGACAGCTACAATCTCGCTGTATACGAGCGTTGTCCAAGGGACGGCAGCTGGTCTGAATAGCGTAGACGGCTTCATTACCAACACGGCGAACAGCACACCGTTGAATGAACCGAATCTGTCCAACCCGGATCTGAACATCGGAGGACAACCGATCAGGTCATCCAAGTATTATGAGTGGAATCCGTATTTTGATGAAACCGATTTTACGGCTGCATTGTATAGCGGTTTTGTACAGGCAGGCTGGCCTGCCAGCGTAGGCTTCCTGATTGATACGAGCCGCAATGGTTGGGGAGGGGTAAATCGTCCGACAACGGCTATAGGCAGTGATATTAACACCTATGTAAATTCTGGGCGTGTCGATCGCCGGAATCACCGGGGGAACTGGTGTAACAACAGTGGAGCAGGTATAGGTGAAGCACCTAAGGCGGCACCAGGGCCTGCCCATTTGGATGCCTATGTGTGGGTGAAGCCTCCAGGTGAATCTGATGGCTCCAGTTCGGAAATTCCGAACAATGAAGGCAAGGGGTTCGACCGGATGTGTGATCCAACGTATATAACTAGTGATGGAGTATTGACGGGTGCGCTTCCTAACGCTCCAGTATCCGGCCACTGGTTCCATGATCAATTCGTCATGCTGGTGCAAAACGCATTCCCTGTTCTTCCAGCTACTAATGTCGGCGAACCTACCGCTCCATTGGCTCCGGCAGCACTGACTGCGACAGCAGGCAATGCACAGGTGTCACTGAGCTGGACGGCTTCCGCAGGAGCGACGAGCTATAACGTGAAACGCGCGCTGAACGCGGCCGGACCGTTCACAACCGTTGCCGCCAATGTGAGCGGCACATCGTATGTCAATACAGGCTTGACCAATGGAACAGCCTACTATTATGTGGTCAGTGCCGTAAATGCGGTAGGTGAAAGTGCGAACTCGGCTGTGAAAAGTGCTGTGCCGGTAGCTGGAGCGACCGCTCCTGCTGCACCTACTGCATTGACGGCCACAGCAGGCGATGCGCAGATCAGCTTGTCCTGGACGGCTTCCGCAGGGGCGACGAGCTATAACGTGAAACGCGCGCTGAGTGCGGCCGGACCATTCACTACGGTTGCTGCCAATGTGAGCGGCACATCTTACACGAATACAGGTTTGACCAACGGCACGACCTACCACTATGTTGTAAGTGCTGTGAACGCTGCGGGTGAAAGTGCCAATTCTGCCGTTGCTTCCGCAACTCCGCTAAGCGTGGTTGTTCCTACTGGCGATCTGGTTTTGCAATACCGTGCTGGAGATAGCAACGCGACAGACAACCAGATCAAGCCGTATTTCAATATCAAAAACAATGGCAGCACGGCTGTAAATCTGAGTGATCTGAAAATCCGTTATTACTTCTCAAAGGAAGGCACCGCAGCTATGGACTCAGCCATTGACTGGGCTCAGATTGGCGGTACCAACATCCAGCGCACGTTTACCGATACGTATGTAGAGCTCAGCTTTACTTCCGGAGCCGGTGCGATTCAGGCAGGTGGACAATCCGGGGATATCCAGCTCCGCATGTACAAAACGGACTGGACCAACTTTGACGAAACGAATGATTATTCCTACGATTCAACCAAAACATCTTATCAGGACTGGAATAAGGTGACCCTCTATAAAGGCGGCAGCCTAGTTTGGGGAATTGAGCCTTAA
- a CDS encoding Gfo/Idh/MocA family oxidoreductase, which translates to MSKIKIAVIGAGSISDCHLQAYASNSEVEIYAICDLNEGRAQEMAKKYKASKVFSSYKELLALPEIHSVSICTWNNSHAEISIAALDAGKNVLCEKPLCQTVEEALEVEKAVHRSGKLLQVGFVRRYSDNAQILKKFIEEGELGEIYYAKASCLRRLGNPGGWFSDIARSGGGPVIDLGVHMIDICWYLMGKPKVKSVSANLSHLLGNRSNIRHLSFYKAADYDAKKNTVEDMANAMIRFENGASLLVDVSFTLHAKQDEISVKLYGDKGGAELEPEISIIGEKLDTILNMTPQVDSKSFDFMGSFSNEINHFIDSALGRKETLSPVEDGVEVMRMLCAIYESARQGREIQF; encoded by the coding sequence ATGTCCAAAATAAAAATCGCCGTCATCGGCGCAGGCTCTATATCTGATTGCCATTTGCAGGCATATGCCAGCAACTCGGAGGTTGAAATCTACGCCATTTGTGACTTGAACGAAGGCCGGGCGCAGGAAATGGCGAAAAAATATAAGGCTTCTAAAGTGTTCAGCTCTTATAAGGAGCTGCTGGCGCTGCCTGAAATTCACTCGGTCAGTATTTGCACGTGGAATAATTCGCATGCCGAAATTAGCATTGCCGCCTTGGATGCTGGCAAAAACGTTCTATGCGAAAAGCCGCTCTGCCAAACTGTCGAGGAAGCGCTCGAAGTGGAGAAGGCAGTGCATCGTAGTGGAAAGCTCCTGCAAGTAGGGTTTGTGCGGCGATATAGCGACAATGCCCAAATTCTGAAAAAATTCATCGAAGAGGGCGAGCTCGGCGAAATCTATTATGCAAAAGCATCCTGTTTAAGACGGCTTGGCAACCCTGGCGGCTGGTTCTCGGATATCGCGCGTTCCGGTGGCGGCCCCGTTATTGATCTGGGTGTGCATATGATTGATATTTGCTGGTATTTGATGGGCAAGCCCAAGGTCAAGTCGGTATCCGCCAACCTTTCCCATCTCTTAGGCAACCGTTCCAACATCCGCCATCTGTCGTTTTATAAAGCCGCCGACTATGATGCGAAGAAGAATACGGTAGAGGATATGGCCAATGCGATGATTCGTTTTGAAAATGGCGCAAGCTTGCTGGTAGACGTCAGCTTCACACTGCATGCCAAGCAGGACGAGATATCCGTCAAGCTTTATGGAGACAAGGGCGGCGCTGAGCTGGAGCCGGAAATTTCAATCATCGGGGAGAAATTGGATACGATCCTGAATATGACGCCGCAGGTCGATTCTAAGTCCTTTGATTTTATGGGCTCGTTTAGCAATGAAATTAACCATTTTATCGACAGCGCTTTGGGGCGCAAGGAGACGCTCAGCCCGGTTGAAGATGGCGTTGAGGTCATGAGGATGCTTTGTGCAATCTACGAGTCGGCTCGTCAAGGACGTGAAATTCAATTTTAG